From one Culex quinquefasciatus strain JHB chromosome 3, VPISU_Cqui_1.0_pri_paternal, whole genome shotgun sequence genomic stretch:
- the LOC6051589 gene encoding DNA repair protein SWI5 homolog, with the protein MDDGRKKTQDYARAEIESGQRRKQNDDDDAERKDKERLMELLHKYNDIKDATQRVLGALAVHEGVTVREMHRRYNLPLDS; encoded by the coding sequence ATGGACGACGGCCGGAAAAAGACGCAGGACTACGCTCGAGCGGAAATCGAGAGCGGGCAAAGACGGAagcaaaacgacgacgacgacgcagaGCGAAAGGACAAGGAACGATTGATGGAGTTGCTGCACAAGTACAACGATATTAAGGATGCGACGCAGCGCGTGCTTGGAGCGCTGGCCGTCCACGAAGGTGTCACGGTGAGGGAAATGCATCGGCGCTACAATTTGCCGCTGGATTCGTAG